The Lysobacter panacisoli genome includes a window with the following:
- a CDS encoding cysteine hydrolase family protein — protein MTFDSRSVLIPIDVQQGFDLPPWPPRNNPSMEANGLRLLDAWRRAGLPLIHVRHDSVVEGSVLAPRHPGNAHRPGFVPLDGEALVTKSVNAAFIGTDLDLRLRRLGIDTVVLFGISTDMCVSTTARVAANLGYRTVVVGDACACFDLKDADGSVIPADAIQRAHLATLRTEFATVLDTDEVVAALSTKAA, from the coding sequence ATGACGTTCGATTCGCGCAGCGTGCTCATCCCCATCGACGTGCAGCAGGGCTTCGATCTGCCGCCCTGGCCGCCGCGCAACAATCCATCGATGGAAGCCAACGGCCTGCGCCTGCTCGACGCGTGGCGTCGCGCGGGATTGCCGCTGATCCATGTGCGCCACGATTCCGTGGTCGAAGGTTCGGTGCTCGCGCCGAGGCATCCAGGTAACGCGCATCGTCCGGGATTCGTGCCGCTCGACGGCGAAGCGCTGGTGACCAAGTCGGTCAACGCCGCCTTCATCGGCACCGACCTCGATCTGCGCCTGCGCCGGCTCGGCATCGACACAGTGGTGCTGTTCGGTATCAGCACCGATATGTGCGTGTCGACCACGGCGCGCGTCGCGGCGAACCTGGGTTATCGCACGGTGGTCGTGGGCGATGCCTGCGCGTGTTTCGATCTCAAGGATGCGGACGGCTCGGTGATTCCGGCCGACGCGATCCAGCGCGCGCATCTGGCGACGCTGCGGACGGAGTTCGCGACGGTGCTGGATACGGACGAGGTCGTCGCCGCGCTGTCGACGAAAGCCGCCTGA
- a CDS encoding Lrp/AsnC family transcriptional regulator: MKTLDAIDRQLIALLQDNARLSTVALAKAVGLGRSTVQERLQRLENAGVIAQYTVRLGSGGDPLQAWLMLRYADGFSCDDVMPLLVELPQVRLCHSVAGELDLLVLVQADTPGELADLRERVAGFKGVDDVTTVPVLRTTLDRR; encoded by the coding sequence ATGAAGACCCTCGACGCCATCGATCGCCAGCTCATCGCGTTGCTGCAGGACAACGCGCGCCTGTCGACCGTCGCGCTGGCCAAGGCGGTGGGACTGGGTCGCAGCACCGTGCAGGAACGCCTGCAGCGGCTGGAAAACGCGGGCGTGATCGCCCAGTACACGGTGCGCTTGGGCAGCGGCGGCGATCCGCTGCAGGCCTGGCTGATGCTGCGTTACGCCGATGGCTTCAGTTGCGACGACGTGATGCCGCTGCTCGTCGAACTGCCGCAGGTACGGCTGTGCCACAGCGTCGCCGGCGAACTCGACCTGCTGGTGCTGGTGCAGGCCGATACGCCGGGCGAACTGGCCGACCTGCGCGAACGCGTGGCCGGCTTCAAGGGCGTGGACGACGTCACCACGGTGCCGGTCCTGCGTACCACGCTGGACCGGCGCTGA